One window of Triticum dicoccoides isolate Atlit2015 ecotype Zavitan chromosome 5A, WEW_v2.0, whole genome shotgun sequence genomic DNA carries:
- the LOC119298794 gene encoding receptor protein-tyrosine kinase CEPR1-like, with product MVTTLCSVALLLVVVALLSATGDGVAALDAQAAYLSRLKQELAGPAMARWDFSSATPVDYCRFQGVVCSGSNVTGIDLTSWRLTGRLPPGICAALPALRDLLLAYNEIRGGFPAGLLNCSSLETLNLSFASVSGALPDLSPMRALRALDLSDNLFSGAFPATSIANMTSLEVINFNENPGFDVWRPPEALTRLRRLRVLILSTTSMRGGVPAWLGNMTSLTFLELSGNSLTGRIPASLGRLANLEFLELYYNDLEGAIPDELGNLTRLADVDLSENHLDGAIPDSLCALPRLRVLQLYTNFLAGPIPAVLGNSTQLEILSVYKNQLTGELPADLGRYSDFNVLEVSENQLTGPLPPYACANGKLQYILVLSNLLTGTIPAAYADCLPLLRFRVSSNHLEGDVPPGIFALPHASIVDLSYNHFTGSVPPSIAGAKNLTSLFASANRLSGMLPPEIADVWGLVKIDLSNNLIAGPIPAAMGRLVRLNQLSLQGNRLNGPIPETLADLRSLNVLNLSENALSGQIPEALCALLPNSLDFAGNNLSGPVPPAMIKEGLLESVAGNPGLCVAFRLNLSDTALPLCQKGGEKRGFAGSSWIVGVCCVVCVVAMLALARRWVTRRRELKDGEQDGTSSPGSRGGGLSSYDVTSFHKLNFDQHEIVEALIDKNIVGHGGSGTVYKIELSSGELVAVKKLWVSSSKTKQQRQKQHQHRGHGHGHGYGHGRGYGGGEEDDSRELRTEVETLGSIRHKNIVKLYCCYSGADCNLLVYEYMPNGNLWDALHGGAGGGWGGFGFLDWPTRRRVAIGVAQGLAYLHHDLLFTIVHRDVKSSNILLDADFEPKVADFGIAKVLQATRGGGVGGDTSSTTTIAGTYGYLAPEYAYSSKATTKCDVYSFGVVLMELATGKKPIEPEFGETRDIVQWVTGKVAAAAEAEALDKRLAWSPFKDEMVQALRVAVRCTCSIPGLRPTMADVVQMLAESGPPPGSRSAKDYPGQKPKPAEAK from the coding sequence ATGGTGACCACGCTTTGctcggtggccttgctgctcgTCGTCGTCGCTCTCCTGTCGGCGACAGGCGATGGTGTGGCGGCATTGGACGCCCAGGCCGCGTACCTGTCCCGGCTGAAGCAGGAGCTCGCCGGCCCGGCCATGGCGCGCTGGGACTTCTCGTCGGCCACGCCGGTCGACTACTGCCGGTTCCAGGGCGTGGTTTGTAGCGGCAGCAACGTCACGGGCATCGACCTCACGTCGTGGCGGCTCACCGGCAGGCTCCCGCCCGGCATCTGCGCCGCGCTGCCCGCGCTCCGGGACCTCCTGCTCGCCTACAACGAAATCCGCGGCGGCTTCCCGGCGGGCCTCCTCAACTGCTCCTCCCTCGAGACGCTCAACCTCAGCTTCGCCAGCGTGTCGGGCGCGCTGCCGGACCTGTCCCCGATGCGGGCGTTGCGGGCGCTCGACCTCTCCGACAACCTCTTCTCCGGCGCGTTCCCGGCGACGTCCATCGCCAACATGACCTCGCTGGAGGTGATCAACTTCAACGAGAACCCCGGCTTCGACGTCTGGCGCCCGCCGGAGGCGCTCACGCGGCTGCGGCGCCTCCGCGTGCTCATCCTGTCCACCACGTCCATGCGCGGCGGCGTGCCGGCGTGGCTCGGCAACATGACGTCCCTCACCTTCCTGGAGCTCAGCGGCAACTCCCTCACCGGCCGCATCCCGGCGTCGCTCGGCCGCCTCGCCAACCTCGAGTTCCTCGAGCTCTACTACAACGACCTGGAGGGTGCCATCCCCGACGAGCTCGGCAACCTCACGCGCCTCGCCGACGTCGACTTATCCGAGAACCACCTCGACGGCGCCATACCGGACTCGCTCTGCGCGCTGCCGCGCCTCCGCGTGCTGCAGCTCTACACCAACTTCCTCGCCGGGCCCATCCCGGCCGTGCTGGGCAACTCCACGCAGCTCGAGATCCTCTCCGTGTACAAGAACCAGCTCACCGGCGAGCTCCCCGCCGACCTCGGCCGCTACTCCGACTTCAACGTGCTGGAGGTCTCCGAGAACCAGCTCACGGGCCCGCTGCCGCCGTACGCCTGCGCCAACGGTAAGCTCCAGTACATCCTTGTCCTCAGCAACCTGCTCACCGGCACCATCCCGGCGGCCTACGCCGACTGCCTGCCGCTCCTCCGGTTCCGCGTGAGCAGCAACCACCTGGAGGGCGACGTGCCGCCGGGCATCTTCGCGCTGCCGCATGCCTCCATCGTGGACCTCTCCTACAACCATTTCACCGGCTCGGTGCCCCCGTCCATCGCCGGCGCCAAGAACCTCACCTCGCTGTTCGCGTCCGCCAACCGGCTGTCCGGCATGCTCCCGCCGGAGATCGCCGACGTCTGGGGCCTCGTGAAGATCGACCTGAGCAACAACCTCATCGCCGGCCCGATCCCGGCGGCGATGGGGAGGCTGGTCCGGCTGAACCAGCTGTCCCTGCAGGGCAACCGCCTGAACGGCCCCATCCCGGAGACGCTCGCCGACCTGAGGAGCCTCAACGTGCTGAACCTGTCGGAGAACGCGCTGTCGGGGCAGATACCGGAGGCGCTGTGCGCGCTGCTGCCCAACTCGCTGGACTTCGCCGGCAACAACCTGTCGGGGCCGGTGCCGCCGGCGATGATCAAGGAAGGGCTGCTGGAGAGCGTGGCCGGCAACCCGGGGCTGTGCGTGGCGTTCCGGCTCAACCTGAGCGACACGGCGCTGCCGCTGTGCCAGAAGGGCGGGGAGAAGCGGGGATTCGCCGGGAGCTCGTGGATCGTCGGGGTGTGCTGCGTGGTGTGCGTGGTGGCAATGCTGGCGCTGGCGCGCCGGTGggtgacgcggcggcgggagttgaAGGACGGCGAGCAAGACGGGACGTCGTCGCCGGGGTCGAGGGGCGGCGGGCTGTCGTCGTACGACGTGACGAGCTTCCACAAGCTAAACTTCGACCAGCACGAGATCGTGGAGGCGCTGATCGACAAGAACATCGTTGGGCACGGCGGCTCCGGCACGGTGTACAAGATCGAGCTGAGCAGCGGCGAGCTGGTGGCGGTGAAGAAGCTCTGGGTGTCCTCCTCCAAGACCAAGCAGCAGCGGCAGAAGCAGCATCAGCATCGCGGCCATGGGCATGGGCATGGGTATGGGCACGGCCGAGGctacggcggcggcgaggaggacgacAGCCGCGAGCTGCGGACGGAGGTGGAGACGCTGGGCAGCATCCGGCACAAGAACATCGTGAAGCTATACTGCTGCTACTCGGGCGCCGACTGCAACCTGCTGGTGTACGAGTACATGCCCAACGGCAACCTGTGGGACGCGCTGCACGGCGGCGCCGGCGGTGGGTGGGGCGGCTTCGGGTTCCTCGACTGGCCGACGCGCCGCCGCGTGGCCATCGGCGTGGCCCAGGGCCTGGCGTACCTCCACCACGACCTCCtgttcaccatcgtccaccgcgacGTCAAGTCGTCCAACATCCTGCTCGACGCCGACTTCGAGCCCAAGGTGGCCGACTTCGGCATCGCCAAGGTGCTCCAGGCCACccgcggcggcggcgtcggcggcgacacCTCGTCCACCACCACCATCGCCGGCACGTACGGGTACCTGGCCCCGGAGTACGCCTACTCGTCCAAGGCGACGACCAAGTGCGACGTGTACAGCTTCGGGGTGGTGCTCATGGAGCTGGCCACGGGGAAGAAGCCGATCGAGCCGGAGTTCGGGGAGACGAGGGACATCGTGCAGTGGGTGACCGGCAAGGTggcggccgcggcggaggcggaggcgctggACAAGCGCCTCGCGTGGAGCCCCTTCAAGGACGAGATGGTGCAGGCGCTGCGCGTGGCCGTCCGGTGCACCTGCAGCATCCCCGGCCTCCGCCCCACCATGGCCGACGTCGTCCAGATGCTCGCCGAGTCCGGCCCGCCCCCCGGCAGCCGCTCCGCCAAAGACTACCCCGGCCAGAAACCCAAACCAGCTGAGGCCAAGTGA
- the LOC119299044 gene encoding dirigent protein 22-like, producing MTFSPGRLEPGRPHAPVHARGAHRPRCHDDGGRQRHRAVVLLGLRGEPPVRFRQVVVMDDALTEGPSPASRPVGRTQGFYVFSSLREPVLLFSMNVVLMEGPHSGSTFTVAGRHNMVEPLRELSVVGGTGRFRMATGYVLWRTVSWEMHEKAVIELDVFVYLHANSHA from the coding sequence ATGACATTCTCTCCCGGGAGGCTCGAGCCGGGCCGTCCGCATGCGCCTGTTCATGCACGAGGTGCGCACCGGCCCAGGTGCCACGATGATGGGGGTCGTCAACGGCATAGGGCGGTGGTGCTGCTCGGCCTCAGGGGCGAACCGCCGGTGCGGTTCCGGCAGGTGGTGGTGATGGACGACGCGCTGACGGAGGGGCCGAGCCCGGCATCGAGGCCCGTGGGGCGCACGCAGGGGTTTTACGTGTTCTCGTCCTTGCGCGAGCCGGTGCTACTCTTCTCCATGAACGTGGTGCTTATGGAGGGGCCgcactccgggagcaccttcaccgTCGCCGGCCGTCACAACATGGTGGAGCCGCTGCGGGAGCTGTCGGTGGTGGGCGGCACGGGGAGGTTCAGGATGGCGACGGGGTACGTGCTGTGGAGGACGGTGAGCTGGGAGATGCACGAGAAGGCCGTCATCGAGTTGGACGTATTTGTCTACCTCCACGCCAACTCCCATGCATGA